In Ignavibacteria bacterium, the sequence GAAGTGCTTATTGTATCCCAATTGCCTATCCCAAGCATCACTAAATATGATACGTGAGGTTTATCATTCACCCAGTGCCAGGTGGTATAATTAAGCTTATCGAATTTATTCTTTAATACCCCGTTTGAAATGGTCTGATACTGACTGCTTACTGTAACTATGATTTCAGTCGTAGCCATATCGTTGGGGTAGTCATAACAAGGGAACCAATACCTGTTATCTTCACCTTCGCCCTGGCTCCATACTTCATATCGTTTACCGGGGAATTCTGGAGTTGGCGAAATAAAATATAATCCTTTTTCAGGATTTGTTGTGTTGTAATTGATAATAAAATTCAGTGTATCGGATAAACTATAGCTGCTATCCAGGTAGATCTTAAGTTTGGTTTTATTGTAATCATACTTAAGGGTTTTCAGGTAATATCCTATTCTTTTTGTTTTACCAACATAGCTGATAATCATCGGTCCATTTGGGTCAAGCTCAACATTTTTTATTTTCATTCCAACAGCATCAAGCTCAAAACTTGTGAAATTTTCTTCTGCTGCTACAAGCTTTATAAAAGCCTTTCCTGTCACAAATTTTTCCTGAAGGTCAACAGCAATATCCAGCTTTATATGCTGAACGTCAAAATTACTTTTGCGTTCAGTGGGCTCCTGCCCGAACATTTGTGAATAGATATTGTAATTTAATAAGGGAAGTGTTGTAATCAGAAATACATAAATGTAAATTCTTTTCATTTCCGGGCTTTTTGATATTAATGATTATACCTGAAATTAAAACCCATGCTTAAAATAAAAAAGGGGAATTTATCCACTTAAATAGAACTTCAGTAGTCGCAGCCTTCAGGCTGCGTATTTAATCGTAAGCTAAAGCTTGCGGCTGAAAATCAATTTTCCACCCAAACACCGTCTTCCTTCATTATCCCAATCAGCTTATCCAACGCATCGGGGTAAGGAATGCCGCGCTCAATAACTTCTTTTCCGCGGTATAGAGTTATCCAGTCGGGACCTGAGCCTACGAAGCCGTAATCAGCGTCAGCCATTTCTCCGGGTCCGTTAACAATACAACCCATTATTGCGATCTTTACTCCTTTTAAATGGTCAGTGCGTTTTTTTATCATTGCAGTTGTGACCTGCAGATCAAACTGGGTGCGGCCGCAGCTTGGACAGCTTATGTATTCGGTTTTGGATATGCGTGTTCTTGTTGCCTGTAAAATTCCAAAGCTTATGCGATTGATAACATCAATGTTATTTTCAGCCTTTATCCATATTCCATCCCCCATGCCATCTATAAGTAAAGCTCCAAGATCAGTTGCGCTGCCTATGGTGAGGTCTTCATCATCTGTACCTGCAGCATAGCTGCGTGAAACTATAACAGGTGTTTCAATTCCCTGCTGCATCAGCTCAATTATTACTCTGCGCTCTTCAGCCATTCCGTGCGTATTGTTTGTATTTATTACCAGCACACAGAACTTATCATTTCTAACCGCTTCAAGCAGCTCGGAAGTAATATCATTTATAGTAACCGAAACGAAATTTATCCTGTATGACTTTCTTTCGGCTGTTAAAAATTGCTCTGGAGTGAATAATGGGAATGAATCCGATTTTTCCTCAAGTGTTTTCCAGAAGCTGTAATCAAAAATTTTCTTAAGTGTTCCGGGCAAAGCGTATGGAAGATCTTTTGTGCTAAGATATATAAAATCAGGCGCTAAGTCTCCGATATTCCATTTATCAAGCTCTTTGGAATAGATGTATGATATTTTTTCAAGTGTTGAAGGCTCTGAATAATTATTTGCATCAAGGCTTAATATTACAACAGGTACATGATGATTGCCAATTTTATCCGTCTCAGATGTTTTTCTCCGCTGATATGAAAATGGATCGTATGGGATTTCGGGTTGCGGATTTAAAATTGCAGAATTAACACGATCAGAAATCTTCAATCCTAAATCAGGAATTGGTTCGTGATGTTCACGGTTATTATATCTTGCAACTATTCTTTTACAAACGGGAATTTCAAATTCAGGGTCTTCAGTTAATGATACTCTAATGGTATCACCAAGGCCGTCTTCTAAGAGTGTTCCTATACCAACTGATGATTTTATTCTGCCGTCTTCGCCATCACCTGCTTCGGTTACACCAAGATGCAGCGGGTAATCCATGCCTTCTTCCATCATCCGGTTTACCAGAAGCCTGTATGCTTCAACCATTACCTGCGTATTAGAAGATTTCATGGAAAGTATTAATTCGTGGTAATTATGGTCACGGCAAATTCGTACAAACTCCAGGGCTGATTCAACCATTCCGATCGGCGTATCGCCGTACCGGTTCATTATCCTGTCGCTTAGCGAACCATGATTGGTACCGATCCTCATAGCGGTACCGTATTCTTTACATATTTTTACAAGGGGTGTAAATGATTCGTATATTCTTTCAAGCTCTTCGTTATAAAGCTCATCGGTAAAGCTGAATACTTTGAATTTCTTTTTATCGGCATAATTGCCGGGATTAACGCGGACTTTTTCAACTATCCTTGCAGCAATTTCGGCAGCATCGGGCTTAAAATGGATATCTGCAACCAGAGGTGTGTTATATCCGCGTGCACGCAGTTCATTTTTGATGTTCTCAAGATTTTTTGCTTCCTTCACTGCGGGAGCTGTAATTCTAACAAGCTCCGAGCCTGCTTCTATCATACGTATTGATTGTTCAACAGTACCCGTTGTATCCATAGTATCGGTTGTGGTCATTGATTGTACACGGATCGGATTATTGCCTCCAATTCCCACACTGCCAACCATTACTTTACGGGTTTTAAACCTTGAGTAC encodes:
- the ispG gene encoding (E)-4-hydroxy-3-methylbut-2-enyl-diphosphate synthase yields the protein MEIFTASKIYCNSLTKYSRFKTRKVMVGSVGIGGNNPIRVQSMTTTDTMDTTGTVEQSIRMIEAGSELVRITAPAVKEAKNLENIKNELRARGYNTPLVADIHFKPDAAEIAARIVEKVRVNPGNYADKKKFKVFSFTDELYNEELERIYESFTPLVKICKEYGTAMRIGTNHGSLSDRIMNRYGDTPIGMVESALEFVRICRDHNYHELILSMKSSNTQVMVEAYRLLVNRMMEEGMDYPLHLGVTEAGDGEDGRIKSSVGIGTLLEDGLGDTIRVSLTEDPEFEIPVCKRIVARYNNREHHEPIPDLGLKISDRVNSAILNPQPEIPYDPFSYQRRKTSETDKIGNHHVPVVILSLDANNYSEPSTLEKISYIYSKELDKWNIGDLAPDFIYLSTKDLPYALPGTLKKIFDYSFWKTLEEKSDSFPLFTPEQFLTAERKSYRINFVSVTINDITSELLEAVRNDKFCVLVINTNNTHGMAEERRVIIELMQQGIETPVIVSRSYAAGTDDEDLTIGSATDLGALLIDGMGDGIWIKAENNIDVINRISFGILQATRTRISKTEYISCPSCGRTQFDLQVTTAMIKKRTDHLKGVKIAIMGCIVNGPGEMADADYGFVGSGPDWITLYRGKEVIERGIPYPDALDKLIGIMKEDGVWVEN